The window AGACTATTTAGAACAAGTCGTCTTTGCATAAATCTTTCATGCGTTTACCCTAAAAGTTTATTAAAATACTTGGCTGTAGATTAAAAGTGACAATTAATTATCGTAATATTGCAATAAATTAATACTTTAAATACTAAATACTAAATTCAATGAGTAATTTTGAACGCTATCTAACACTTTGGGTAAGTATCTGTATCGTTGTAGGAGTACTTTTGGGAAAATTTTTTGGAGAAGGTATCTCCGTAATTAGCAACTTAACAATTGCTACTATTAATATTCCTGTTGCTATTTTGGTTTGGCTAATGATTTATCCCATGATGGTGCAGATAGATTTTGACTCTCTTAAAGACGTAAAAAAGAATATAAAAGGTTTATGGCTTACCCTTACCATCAACTGGCTAGTAAAACCTTTTACAATGGCGTTTTTTGCTTGGATATTTTTTGATTATCTCTATCAAGCTTACATAACTCCTCAAGAAGCTACCGAATATTTTGCTGGTGCTGTTCTTTTGGGAGCTGCACCCTGTACTGCTATGGTTTTTGTTTGGTCTTATCTTACTCATGGAGATGCAAATTATACGCTTGTACAAGTTTCGGTAAATGATTTAATTTTATTAGTGCTTTTTATTCCAATCGTACGTTTTTTATTGGGAGTTAATAATATTGAGATTCCTTATAATGTTCTGATTACCTCTGTTGTTATTTTTGTCGTTCTACCTTTAAGTGCAGGCTATTTATCAAATAAATACCTCATCAAAAATAAAGGAATAGAATGGTTCAAAGATGTATTTTTAGCCAAGTTAAAGCCTATTTCTATTGTAGCTTTACTGACAACCCTAGTTTTATTGTTTGCTTTTCAAGGAGAAAAAATTATTCAAAACCCATTCGCTATTTTGCTTATTGCAGTTCCTCTGACTCTACAAACATATTTTATATTTTTTGTATCTTGGACTATAGGCAAATGGATAAAACTACCTCATGCTATCTGTGCACCTGCTGCAATGATTGGAGCTAGTAATTTTTTCGAACTTTCAGTAGCAATAGCAATTTCTATTTTTGGTTTGGACTCTGGAGCATCTTTAGCAACTGTGGTGGGGGTATTGATAGAAGTTCCAATTATGCTTTCTTTAGTAAAACTAGCTAACAAATGGAGTTTTTAATAAAAAAACTACTAAAATAGAAATCATATTTGGATATAAAATTTATTAATCGTAATATTGCAATACAATAATTAATTAAAATGATTTTTGAATATGGGACTTACCAAATCTGATATTTTTACAGAAGAACAAAACAGATTAGCAGACCTTGCTAAAGTTTTGGGACATCCTGCTAGAATAGCCATCTTGCAGCATTTGATAAAAGTAAATGCATGTATTGGTGGGGATTTGGTAAATGAAATTGGACTGGCACAACCTACCATCTCTCAACACCTAAAAGAACTCAAACGAGTAGGTATTATACAAGGAACAATTGAAGGAACAAGTGTTTGCTACTGCATACACCCTCAAAATTGGAAGGAAATACAGCTCTTATTCAATATTTTTTTTAATGACTTTAACTCAAAGATAGATTCTGATTTGTGTTGTTAGAAGAGTAAAGTGCTTTATCACTTATTTTTTATATTATTTAATCGTTAAATTGCAATAAACAAATGAAAAATTCATCAGAAAAAGAAATCAAAAATATGGTTCGTGAGCGTTACGAACAAGTTGCTCTACAAGACAAAAAAGCTAATGCAGCTTCTTGTTGTGGAACTACCGATAGTTCGACAGAAGTTTACAATATCATGTCAGAAAAATATGACAACCTAAATGGTTATAATTCTGATGCAGACTTGGGCTTGGGTTGTGGACTTCCTACACAGTTTGCACAAATTCAAAAGGGAAACACGGTTCTTGACTTGGGTTCGGGAGCAGGGAATGATTGTTTTGTAGCACGAGCAGAAACAGGTAGTGAAGGAAAAGTTATTGGAGTAGATTTTTCTCCAACAATGCTTAAAAAGGCTCGCCAAAATGCTGATAATTTAGGCTATAATAACGTAGAATTTAGAGAAGGAGATATTGAAAATATGCCTGTTTCTGATAATTCAGTTGATGTTGTTGTAAGTAATTGTGTATTAAATCTTGTCCCAAACAAAAAAGCCGTTTTTAGTGAAATATATAGAGTTTTGAAGAATGACGGACATTTCAGTATTTCTGATATTGTACTTTTAGGAGATTTGCCAACAGCCTTACAAAAAGATGCTGAAATGTATGCAGGGTGCGTTTCGGGTGCAATTCAGAAAGAAGAGTATTTGAACTTTATAAAAGAAGTTGGCTTTGAGAATATTACTTTACAAAAAGAAAAGACGATTTTTATCCCAGATGATATTCTTCAGAAATATCTCTCAAAGAAAGAGATAGAAGAGTTGAGGAATGGAGAAACAGGTATTTTCAGCATTACTGTTTTTGCTCAAAAGAATCCTACTCAATCACCTAAACAAACTTTACAAAAAGAGGCTACTTGCTGCCCTCCGAATAGTGGTTGTTGCTAATTTTATTTTTTTTCTATTCAACATATCTCACAATGAAAACTTCAAAATTATTTATTCTCTCATTTTTATTTCTTAGTTGTATGTCTTTCAAATCATCATTTCAAACGGATAAAAATACTTTGTTTCCAAGACTTCAAAGCTATTCGGATGGTTTAGCTTCTAATTTTGAAACCATTGACAAAGAACGCAAGGAAAAACTAAAAGAAATTGGAGACTATATTACCAAAATAAAACAAAAGCAAAACAATGATTCTGAAACGATTGATTTTACTATCATTTGTACTCACAACTCACGTAGAAGTCATCTCGGACAAGTTTGGTTACAAATTGCTGCTTATTATTATGGAATAGATGGTATCCAAACCTTTTCTGGAGGAACAGAAGCAACTGCTTTTAACCCTAGAGCTGTGGCTGCACTTCAAAGAGCAGGTGTAAAACTAGAAAAAACAACTGCTTTTGAAGGAGATGAAAATCCTGTTTATTCTATGTCAGTAGGTAAAAGTTATTCAAAAACAGTTATGTTTTCAAAAAAATATACACATAAACAAAATCCTAAAAAAGATTTTGCTGCAATCATGGTATGTAGTGATGCTGACAAAAATTGTCCCTTAGTATTGGGGGCAGATGCTCGCTTTGCTATTCCATTTGAAGACCCAAAAGTTTCAGATGGTACGCCTAGCGAAACTCAAACTTATGATGAGCGTTGTAAGCAAATCGGAACAGAGTTTTTCTTTGTGATGGATTATGTGAAGAAACAATTATACCAAAATAAAAACTAAACGACACCTAAAAATCGCATCAGTACTGCCCTACGAGAGCAGACTGATAAAAAAGGACAACATAGTTATATTGGTATTAGATAAAAAATAGCTTTCAGAGTTTTCAGTAGATTCAATAAGCACTTTATTTCTATTATTTTCAGAAATAGAGTGCTTTTTCTTAATAAGCAAAAAAACAAAAACATAAAACCTTCATTGTCCGTATCTATAAAATAGAACCTTTGGTTTATTCTAAGAGGGTAATAAGAAAAAATGTAGAAATGAGTTTTTTTAAGAAAAAAAGGATACATATTTTACTTTTTACACAAAAAAATCTTATTTTAAAGGATTAATTCAAAAGACTTATACATAAGTCAGTGTAAGACTTAACATTCAACAAATTTAACTTATCAACTTGTATGAAAGATCACTTTCAGATTGTAAAAGATTATTTATTAGAACTTGGCTACGACATCACAGCAGAAGATGCTGAAGAAGAGCTATTCATTATCAATGATGAAGAAGAAGGCATTCGTAATTTGGTGGTTGACTGTGAAGACCCTATTCTAATTATTGAGCAGTATATCCTTGAACTCAAACACATTGACGAGAAAACGCTCACTCATTTGCTTCAAAAGAACCGAGAAATTGTACATGGCGCTTTTTCATTGGATGAAACTGGAAAAAAACTTCTCTTTAGAGACACACTCCAAATCGAAAACCTAGATTTGAATGAACTTGAAGGTTCTATCAATTCCCTTAAACTACTGATGGCAGAGTATTCAGAGAATCTCTTAGAATTTGCCAAAGCAGGAGCAAGCGCAGTAAAAGCTACTGTTTAAATCTAGTATTCCCAATAGAGAGAAATAAAAATATTACAGAACTTTAAAAAGCAAAATATAATATGTCTATATTCAAACGACTTTTCAGCATGGGTAAAGCAGAAGCCCATAGTGCAATAGATAAATTAGAAGACCCTATCAAAATGACTGAACAGGGTATCCGTGATTTGAAAGGAAACCTCAATGAGAGTCTTCAAGGATTGGCAGAATTGAAAGCATTGGCAATTCGTGCTAAAAGAGACCACCAACAGTTTCTCTCTCAATCTAAAAATTATGAGCAGAAAGCTGTTTTACTTTTACAAAAAGCACAAACTGGAGAGCTAGACCCATCAGAAGCTGACCGTTTGGCATCTGAAATGCTTCGTAAGAAAGAAGAAGCACAACAGCAAGCTGACCGTACTGGAAAAGAAATGGCGATGCACGAGCAAAGTGTTGCTAAGATGAATCAAAACATTCAGACACTAAAATCAAAAGTAGGTTCTTATGAGAACGAACTTCGTACTTTGAAAGCACGCTCTAAGGTAAGTACAGCTACTAAGAAAATCAACAAGCAAATGTCACAGATTGATTCTAGTGGAACGGTAGCAATGCTTGAGCGTATGAAAGAAAAAGTAGCTCAAGAGGAAGCACTAGCAGAATCGTATGGAGAAATTGCTTCTATGAACACATCTGTGGATGATGATGTAGCGAAGGCACTAGGTACAGGTTCAGAGGCTTCATCTTCGGCTTCTCTTTTAGAATTGAAAGCAAAATTAGGTTTGGCTCAGAATGCTTCTCCTAGTTCGGATGCAAGTACAGATTCTTCAACTCCTCCTCCTCCAACACAAGAAGGATAAAACTAACAGTTAGAAGTTTCAAAAAAACCTATTTATTTCTGAAAATAAATAGGTTTTTTTCGTTTTACTACGCAGAAGTTGTTTAAGACCTGAAAGTGAGCGAAGCTAATAGAGAAAAAACAAATTACATTACAATCTGCTCTAACGAGACTGACCTAATAAATCAAGGTCAGACTGACAGGTCAGTACCGATAACTGTACAAAAATACATTCTTAAACAACTTTAGCACACTACATTTTATTCTCCTCCTTTTTTCTTACCCAAACCTCCCCAGTTTTTGAGTTTGTTTTTCAATTCTTCCTTAGCTTTATCTACTGGATTAGTAGATTTGGTAGAATCTGTTTTTGTAGTTTTAGTAGAATCACTCTCTTTATTTCCAAAAAAGTCATTTAAAATTTCTTTTCCTGTTTTGGTAGCTTCATCTTGAAGAGTTTGTTTGGCTTTCGATTTGATTTGTGCTTTTATAGCAGAATTATCCATTGAAATATTAGGACTGTTATATGTTCCTCCAATATTGAAAAGAAGTGGTATATTCTCATTCTCAATCTCTTCTGGCTTTATTTTTATAAAACTACTTACTAAAGAGAGTGCCTCTTCTTTTGGAACATCAACTTCCATGTGAAAATCAATTCCACCATCTAACGATGTTGTTCCACCAACTTTAGATATATAACCTGCAAAATCAAGATTAAATGGTTGAATATTCATCTTTCCATTTTCAATTTTAGTTTGCATCACGACATCTTTGAGGCGAGTATTCTTAAACTTAGGCATATTGGTAAGATTTGCCAGTTTATTGACAGACGGATTTTCCTTCATCATAGCATCTACAATTTTCATGATTCCACCTCCAGAAAGAGTTGCCATATCTGGCATCATATCCGATTTCAAAATACCTGTAACATTGAAGTTGTTGAGTGAGAATTTTCCATCTAGGTGTTCTGCAAGTGGTGCGAATGCTTGAGCAGTAGAGAAAGTTTTAAATGCCTCTCCCAAATTAGCTTCAATAATATCTAAGTCAAATGAAAATACTGGACGGTCTATTTCTTTGCTACTATATAATCCACTTGTACGGAATTTTCCACCCACAGCATCAAAAGTAAGATTATCCATTCTGACTTCTCCATCTTTTACTCTGACAAGTCCACGCATATTGTTGAGTTCCATATTGTCATATAAAACTTTTTCAATATTGGCATTGAATGTAAAATCTATATCTTTCGGTACTTCTACTACTCCAGTTTCGTCTTCTACTGTTGTTGGGTCATCTTCTTCGGTCATCCACTCATCTACATTAAACTGATTGGAAGTCATGTTCATATTTCCACGAATTACAGGAGTTCCATCTTGGAAACCTGCCATTGCAAGAGCATAAGCGATATAATTTGAAAGTCCACCAGTGAGAGCTATATCACTTTTACCTAAAAAACCTTGAAACGAATCCAAAATCATTTGTTGAGGTGTAAAACTTACCTTTGCATTTGTGATTTTCATTCCTTGTGGTAAATCTACGCTAGAAAAAACAAGATTTTGAACAGATAAATCTCCACTTGTAGGAAGCTCTCCATATTTTTCAGCGTCTAAGGCAGCCGTTGAGCCTTTGGTTTCAATGTCTGCTTTTATCAGTCCTGTAACAGTCATATCTTCCAAGGGAACAATTTTGGTAATGGTAGCCAAATCTAATTCGCCTTTTATAGCCAAATCATAAACTAAATTTTCTATGCCTTCGGTATGTCCAACAACTGAAAAAGGTTTTCCATCTACTTGCATCGTAATTTTTTCTAAGTCCACACGAGTATTTTCCATTTGTCCCGTATTATTTTTGGCGTGAGCTTCTACTTCTAAGTTTTCTATGGGAACAGGATAAGCCAATGATTTGACATAACCATTTTTGAGCGTCATATCTGCATCAATGGTAGGAATACGGTTTTGAGCTTCATCATAAATACCTTTTGCCAATAACTTTAAATTGTACATTCCTTTTATTTCTAGGCTGTCCATTGGATAGATTTCTGCTAACTCAGCAAGATTGACAGTAGCATTTATGTTGGCATCAATATCATATTTTTCTAAACCTTGCACTCTAACTTTTCCATTGACAGGATTTTTACCGAGGTTCATTCCAAAAGTCTTGATGTCTATGACAGTATTATTAAGGTCTGCTGTAGTATTGATAACCTGCATATCTACATTTACATTATCAACGGCTGTTGGAAGTTCTGGATATTTAAAATAACCATCTTTTACCAAAAGAGAAATATCAAATTGAGGATAGAGTTCTTTTTCAGAATTAAATTCTCCTTTTGTCATCCCCTTAAATACAAATTCTCCTTTAGCATCTAGTCCTTTATAGTCTTTCAAAAATACTGGAGGAATAAGAGAAAGAAGGCTTTTAAAGCTGGTTTCTGGTGTAGAAAAATTCAAATCCATCAAGATAGATGCTGTATTTTCTGGCATACTTAACCATCCATCCATTTTCAAAGGCAAATCATTGACTTTAAATTCATTTTCTTTGAAGGTAAATTTCATTGCCTTCATATCCATTTCAAGAGTTGCATCTGCCGAAACTGGTCGGTGATCTAAATAAGCTACGTTTTCAAAATTGATATACAAATCTTTGATAGTCGTATTGGTACTCAAATCATATTTATCTGAAGTAATATTTCCACTTCCTGTATGGTTTAGTTCATCGATAATCGCAATCATCTTTAAAGTATCATCTTGATAACGGATTCTGCCATCGGAAATATTCCATTTTTCCAATCCGATTTCGAAGGCTGCTGTGTCGGTTGTTGTGGTTGCTTCCTCTGTACTTCCTTGATAAATATCATAACTTGCTCTGCCATCTTTCAAAACACGTACATTAACAAGAGGCTTGTCAGCATAAATACTATGAATTTCTACTTTATCTTTAAAAACAGACATAAAATTGAGGGCAAGTTCAAAATTTTGTGCTGCTAAAAGTGTATCTCCCTCAAAAGGCTCACGATTGACTACACTAATATTTTCTAACTGTACTGTTAGTTTAGGAAAATGACTCAAAATGGAAATATCAAAATCTCCAAACTTTACATCTGCCAAAACTTGTTCGCTGGCAACTTTTTCAACTTTAGCTTTTAGCTGGTCTTTGAATAAAACAGGAACAAGCAAAACTGCTCCTATCAACAAGACCAACAAAACAATTATAGCAATGGATATTTTTTTTAAGATTTTCATAGTTTTAAAAATGGGTTATCAGTAAAGATACCAATTAGAAAGGTTTGATTTTTTGTAATGATAAGACTGAGCTTATCTGCTTTAAAATTGTATTTTAAACGAAAAGTTTAATCAGAAAGATAAGAAAAAGATAATCAATTTTTTATCAAAATAGTTAGTACAACATCAATATTTTTCCATTTCCAAGAAAATAAGTATAGTTTTGTAGTTTAAAAATTATCAGATTTTCTTGTCAAGCAAACCCAAATTATGGCACTTTTATTTTTTTACGCTTCTGTCTCCATTTTTTTCTCATTTATGTGTTCGATTTTGGAAGCTGTACTTTTGAGTATCACTCCCACCTTTATCAATGTCAAGAAAAAAGAAGGGAAACCTTATGCAACTATCTTAGAAAATCTTAAAAAAGATGTTGATAAACCTCTCATCGCTATTCTTACACTCAATACGATTGCACACACCGTAGGTGCAATTTTGGTAGGCGTTCAGGCAGAAAAATTGCCTTTTCAGATTGATATTTTGGGGGTAAATATAGTCGGCATTGTTTCTACTATCATGACATTTCTGATTTTGGTAGTTTCTGAAATTATTCCTAAAACTATTGGAGCAACCTACTGGAAACAGCTTGCCAACTTTACATCAAAGTCTCTCATCATTATGATTGCACCTTTAAAATACACGGGTATTTTATGGCTTTTACAACTTACTACAAAGGTAATTGGAGGCAAAGGGCATCACGGCTCAGTTTTGAGTAGAGAAGATTTTTCGGCAATGACAGAAATTGCAGAAAAAGAAGGTGTTTTTGAAGAGTCAGAATCTAAGGTGATTAAAAACTTACTCAATTTTAAAAAAATTCAGACTAAGGATATTATGACACCTCGTTCGGTAATGAAAATGACAGCCGAAGGACAAACGATTGAAAACTTTTTTAATGCCAATCAGAATCTGCGTTTTTCACGTATTCCTGTCTATCAAGCCAATTCGGATAATATTACTGGGCAAGTTTTGAAAGATGATATTTTTAAGGAAATGGCAAATGGTAATGGTTCGAAAAAGTTATCAGACATAAAAAGGGCTATTTTCTTTACTGAAAGAGACCGAAGTATTCCAGATTTGTTCGAACAGCTAATAGAAAATAGAAATCATTTGGCGATTGTAGTAGATGAATATGGTTCGGTAAGTGGACTTGTTACGATGGAAGATGTTATCGAAACGCTTCTAGGGTTAGAGATTGTAGATGAGTCAGATGGAGAAGATGATATGCAAGAACTTGCAAGAAAAAACTGGGAAAAGCGAGCAAAACGTTTAGGAATTATAAAAGAAGAAAGAAAGCAGGAAGAAGAAAATATAAATCAATCATCAGAAAATGAATGAAAATGAAATTTTTCCAAAAATTTCTAAAGACAAAAGATTAGAAGTACGTTATGTAGGATATGAAGAACCTAGTAATGGCAGAATGCTTTGGAGAGTAGCTGTTTTTTATGAACAAACAAATTTGAACGAATTTATTTTTCCAAATGGCTGGAACTATCTCAATTTTGATATTTTTGATTGGGAACTAGAAGACCCACAAAATCGTTTTTTCTACCTTCCAGTAGAAACACAAAGTGTCTTAATCAATTCTGAAACACTACAAGTACATAGGCTCAAAAAGCAAAACCTGTCGACGGCTCGCTATGTGTGTAATTTTTTTGAAGATGATTTCTTAGTAGAAATTTATGGAGATACTACAGTCAAAACCAGTTTAAAAACATTGGTTTCGGAAGAGATTAAATATTAGCAATTCGAACCAGTTTTTCCTTGTTCAAAATTCGGATTTCTTTTCCTTTAAGTTCGATAATTTTGTCTGTATTGAGTTCTGAAAGATAACGAATAGCACTTTCTGTGGCAGTTCCGACAAGGTTTGCAATTTCTTCTCTACTCAATCTGACATCAATCATATTAGGTTTATCTTTGTCTTGATAGCGATTGTGTAGGAGCAAAAGCACTTCTGCCAAACGCTCTCTAACTGATTTTTGCATCCAGTTGGTAAGGCGTTTTTCCATATCTTGTGTGTCTTTTGCCATAACTTGCATCATTCGGCGAGGAAATTCATTGTTCTCATTAATCAAATCAGAAAATGTAGAAGTGGGTACAAAACACACAATGGCATCATCTAAGGCTTCAGCCGAAACATTATAAGGCTGTCCACTAAGTAAGGAATTATACCCTAAAATTTCGCCATCTGATGCTATCTTTACAATTTGTTCTTTGCCATCAATACCTAACTTTGTCAGCTTTACTTTTCCTTCATAAATACAATGCACACCAATAGCACGAGAGCCTTCATAGAATAAATTTTGCCCTCGTTTATAAAAATTACAACCTTTGTTGGCAGACATTTCAGCAACTTGCTCTTCCGATAAATCACAAAAAACCGAAGAAACTCGTTTTGGACACGTTTCACACTTTGGAAATTCTACTTTTTTCTTTTTCATAATAATAGTTTTGCTACTGACAGCATAAGTATAGCTTATTTTACTATTATAAAAATAGAAAACAATTTCTGAAAAACCAAGCTAGTGACAATTTATAGGAGCGTTTTGCCAAGCAAAAATCCCCATTCCAAAGAACCAAATCCCCATAACTATAAAAGCATAAGGGTAGATAATTTTTAGTTTTTGAAATATAAAATGCTTTGTATTTATTTTTCTAGAAAGATTTTTTGAGAAGAATAAGGAAGCTAAAAGGAGAGGAAGCGTTCCGATGCCAAAACCTATCATAAAAATTCCTCCTTCAAGTGTTGTGCCTGCTGCTACTGCTCCTAAAAGAGCAAAATAAACTAATCCACACGGCAAAAGTCCGTTCAAAAGTCCAGCAAAAAATAGTCTATAAGGCTTTTCATCGAAGAGAAATTGTCCTATCAAAACAGATACTTTCTGAGAAAGCCATTTTAAAACTGAAATTTTATCTGTAATTCTGTCTAAATTAAAACTAAAAAGTCCAGCCAAAATAAGTGTTCCACCCAGCAAAAAAGCTGCATAACTTTGCCAGTTGGAAAAAAACAAAGCCTGCCCAACATATCCGACTCCCATTCCTAAAATAGAATACATCAAAATTCTTCCTAGTTGGTAGAAAAATAGTTTTTGCACAAACTTTTGTCCT is drawn from Bernardetia sp. and contains these coding sequences:
- the arsB gene encoding ACR3 family arsenite efflux transporter, encoding MSNFERYLTLWVSICIVVGVLLGKFFGEGISVISNLTIATINIPVAILVWLMIYPMMVQIDFDSLKDVKKNIKGLWLTLTINWLVKPFTMAFFAWIFFDYLYQAYITPQEATEYFAGAVLLGAAPCTAMVFVWSYLTHGDANYTLVQVSVNDLILLVLFIPIVRFLLGVNNIEIPYNVLITSVVIFVVLPLSAGYLSNKYLIKNKGIEWFKDVFLAKLKPISIVALLTTLVLLFAFQGEKIIQNPFAILLIAVPLTLQTYFIFFVSWTIGKWIKLPHAICAPAAMIGASNFFELSVAIAISIFGLDSGASLATVVGVLIEVPIMLSLVKLANKWSF
- a CDS encoding ArsR/SmtB family transcription factor, which encodes MGLTKSDIFTEEQNRLADLAKVLGHPARIAILQHLIKVNACIGGDLVNEIGLAQPTISQHLKELKRVGIIQGTIEGTSVCYCIHPQNWKEIQLLFNIFFNDFNSKIDSDLCC
- a CDS encoding arsenite methyltransferase; the protein is MKNSSEKEIKNMVRERYEQVALQDKKANAASCCGTTDSSTEVYNIMSEKYDNLNGYNSDADLGLGCGLPTQFAQIQKGNTVLDLGSGAGNDCFVARAETGSEGKVIGVDFSPTMLKKARQNADNLGYNNVEFREGDIENMPVSDNSVDVVVSNCVLNLVPNKKAVFSEIYRVLKNDGHFSISDIVLLGDLPTALQKDAEMYAGCVSGAIQKEEYLNFIKEVGFENITLQKEKTIFIPDDILQKYLSKKEIEELRNGETGIFSITVFAQKNPTQSPKQTLQKEATCCPPNSGCC
- a CDS encoding protein-tyrosine-phosphatase, yielding MKTSKLFILSFLFLSCMSFKSSFQTDKNTLFPRLQSYSDGLASNFETIDKERKEKLKEIGDYITKIKQKQNNDSETIDFTIICTHNSRRSHLGQVWLQIAAYYYGIDGIQTFSGGTEATAFNPRAVAALQRAGVKLEKTTAFEGDENPVYSMSVGKSYSKTVMFSKKYTHKQNPKKDFAAIMVCSDADKNCPLVLGADARFAIPFEDPKVSDGTPSETQTYDERCKQIGTEFFFVMDYVKKQLYQNKN
- a CDS encoding molecular chaperone Tir, coding for MKDHFQIVKDYLLELGYDITAEDAEEELFIINDEEEGIRNLVVDCEDPILIIEQYILELKHIDEKTLTHLLQKNREIVHGAFSLDETGKKLLFRDTLQIENLDLNELEGSINSLKLLMAEYSENLLEFAKAGASAVKATV
- a CDS encoding PspA/IM30 family protein, whose product is MSIFKRLFSMGKAEAHSAIDKLEDPIKMTEQGIRDLKGNLNESLQGLAELKALAIRAKRDHQQFLSQSKNYEQKAVLLLQKAQTGELDPSEADRLASEMLRKKEEAQQQADRTGKEMAMHEQSVAKMNQNIQTLKSKVGSYENELRTLKARSKVSTATKKINKQMSQIDSSGTVAMLERMKEKVAQEEALAESYGEIASMNTSVDDDVAKALGTGSEASSSASLLELKAKLGLAQNASPSSDASTDSSTPPPPTQEG
- a CDS encoding AsmA family protein; the encoded protein is MKILKKISIAIIVLLVLLIGAVLLVPVLFKDQLKAKVEKVASEQVLADVKFGDFDISILSHFPKLTVQLENISVVNREPFEGDTLLAAQNFELALNFMSVFKDKVEIHSIYADKPLVNVRVLKDGRASYDIYQGSTEEATTTTDTAAFEIGLEKWNISDGRIRYQDDTLKMIAIIDELNHTGSGNITSDKYDLSTNTTIKDLYINFENVAYLDHRPVSADATLEMDMKAMKFTFKENEFKVNDLPLKMDGWLSMPENTASILMDLNFSTPETSFKSLLSLIPPVFLKDYKGLDAKGEFVFKGMTKGEFNSEKELYPQFDISLLVKDGYFKYPELPTAVDNVNVDMQVINTTADLNNTVIDIKTFGMNLGKNPVNGKVRVQGLEKYDIDANINATVNLAELAEIYPMDSLEIKGMYNLKLLAKGIYDEAQNRIPTIDADMTLKNGYVKSLAYPVPIENLEVEAHAKNNTGQMENTRVDLEKITMQVDGKPFSVVGHTEGIENLVYDLAIKGELDLATITKIVPLEDMTVTGLIKADIETKGSTAALDAEKYGELPTSGDLSVQNLVFSSVDLPQGMKITNAKVSFTPQQMILDSFQGFLGKSDIALTGGLSNYIAYALAMAGFQDGTPVIRGNMNMTSNQFNVDEWMTEEDDPTTVEDETGVVEVPKDIDFTFNANIEKVLYDNMELNNMRGLVRVKDGEVRMDNLTFDAVGGKFRTSGLYSSKEIDRPVFSFDLDIIEANLGEAFKTFSTAQAFAPLAEHLDGKFSLNNFNVTGILKSDMMPDMATLSGGGIMKIVDAMMKENPSVNKLANLTNMPKFKNTRLKDVVMQTKIENGKMNIQPFNLDFAGYISKVGGTTSLDGGIDFHMEVDVPKEEALSLVSSFIKIKPEEIENENIPLLFNIGGTYNSPNISMDNSAIKAQIKSKAKQTLQDEATKTGKEILNDFFGNKESDSTKTTKTDSTKSTNPVDKAKEELKNKLKNWGGLGKKKGGE
- a CDS encoding CNNM domain-containing protein, with product MALLFFYASVSIFFSFMCSILEAVLLSITPTFINVKKKEGKPYATILENLKKDVDKPLIAILTLNTIAHTVGAILVGVQAEKLPFQIDILGVNIVGIVSTIMTFLILVVSEIIPKTIGATYWKQLANFTSKSLIIMIAPLKYTGILWLLQLTTKVIGGKGHHGSVLSREDFSAMTEIAEKEGVFEESESKVIKNLLNFKKIQTKDIMTPRSVMKMTAEGQTIENFFNANQNLRFSRIPVYQANSDNITGQVLKDDIFKEMANGNGSKKLSDIKRAIFFTERDRSIPDLFEQLIENRNHLAIVVDEYGSVSGLVTMEDVIETLLGLEIVDESDGEDDMQELARKNWEKRAKRLGIIKEERKQEEENINQSSENE
- a CDS encoding Crp/Fnr family transcriptional regulator encodes the protein MKKKKVEFPKCETCPKRVSSVFCDLSEEQVAEMSANKGCNFYKRGQNLFYEGSRAIGVHCIYEGKVKLTKLGIDGKEQIVKIASDGEILGYNSLLSGQPYNVSAEALDDAIVCFVPTSTFSDLINENNEFPRRMMQVMAKDTQDMEKRLTNWMQKSVRERLAEVLLLLHNRYQDKDKPNMIDVRLSREEIANLVGTATESAIRYLSELNTDKIIELKGKEIRILNKEKLVRIANI
- a CDS encoding sulfite exporter TauE/SafE family protein, with protein sequence MFFPALFLGLTGSLHCVGMCAPLTFAFMQGQKFVQKLFFYQLGRILMYSILGMGVGYVGQALFFSNWQSYAAFLLGGTLILAGLFSFNLDRITDKISVLKWLSQKVSVLIGQFLFDEKPYRLFFAGLLNGLLPCGLVYFALLGAVAAGTTLEGGIFMIGFGIGTLPLLLASLFFSKNLSRKINTKHFIFQKLKIIYPYAFIVMGIWFFGMGIFAWQNAPINCH